From Argopecten irradians isolate NY chromosome 3, Ai_NY, whole genome shotgun sequence:
TGTAAATTTAGCAGGATTAATTACATACTCGAAtatccaggggttctgatcacatacgatctctacaccgttggactatatcatagtagaactggaggcaacagaacatgtaatttagtcttttgatgtacatgaaaAGAGCCGTACAATGGTTACATGCTTTTaagaaaagtaaagaaaaagaaTTTTTCATTCTTAGTCTATGACttgattattttacataatttatcTCCAAATGATCCATGTTGTCATGGGGATATTTATCAGATGAGTATTTTTTTACGTGTACATTACTAtgaattttaaaagtttatatatttaaatctaTTTACTAAGTAAGTCTAAtggtttttgtgtttataattATTGAAACAATATTACCAATATGGGGATCCTGATAATTCCCCAGCACTGTGTGTATATACGAGTGGAAAGTTCATGTGTGTAAATATTCTGGAGGAGGGTAGAgttgaaactttaaaaaatgacaaaacaaataGCAAACATTATTGATGGGAAGTTACAAATATAGCATGTTCAGCCTCTAAATGTTATTCAACCACAATACAGTGGACATTTACTTTATGTAATCTGAAGTAATGATCATCCATAATGAGCTACAAAAAGGAACGTTTAGTTAATTTATCTGTTTTCTTAATGTAATGTTCCTTATTTGATTGAATTAAAGCAGACCAAATAGTTGACAAACTTTAGTGAATTTATAATCCACTAATAGTGTTATAACTACCCGGATCTTGATGGTTATAGTATTAAAGTCTACTAAGATTGATAATAAGTGTGACGTCAGACCGAAACACATTAATTAACATATCCTAGTGTGACTTGATTAATTGTCACCAGGGGAAACGGGATAGTCAATGACTACGTGTAAGTGTCTAAAGTTCTAAAATGCAAGCAGTTATATTTTACCTTACGTTGTTTTTCACTACAGTGTATATTATGAAACAAAccttatatgtacatgtacgtgtaggAAACTAGAAATGCAGATTGATTGTTACTcaatgacagtgaggatgacAATACGGAAACCACCATAAGTGTCCAGGGGACGCCTGATGCTTAATCAGAGGACGGTTGTGGGGTTTGGCATAATCTAAACCGGAACAGATCAAGATTGTTTTAATTGCAAATGAACCACTGAATTATAGATGTACTACatgcaaatatttcattatattattatatttttttttaaatcgttcACATTTCGAATGCATTGTCCTAGAAATATCTTAATCGCGTCTCTAAACCACACGGTCTCGGGTTCGCACTCTTTACTAGAGATATTCTTGAAATGCTTTCAATGTACCAAAATATGGGAAGTTTTAATACAAAAAAGTCCTAGATATATCAGATCGTTTAAAACGAGATACAATAAAAATGTACCTAcgaacaaaatcaataaaaacgaTTGCTCAAATGTTTATATTACCTTATCAAAGCAACTACCCCTCCACTAACAGGAACTAATCAACTAATGACGATAGAAAACTAAACGAAAATTAAGACAAGAAAAGTATAACTATATCGGCAATTCCGTCCACCTCGTACTTTTTCTGTCTTTCAGATGCAATCGACCCAGGGAGGTACATATCTTACAGCTCATGGATATTCCATAATATCCTAAAGTTGACCCTGTAAAGAAAGAACATCTTAAATCTCAATGTCAATTTATCCGTGTGGTAAAGTAATACTAAAGTGATCAACCAATCATTGGAAGCACTAATAAGTAACGTGGGTATAATATCTAAAATCGAAAGAAGCACATGTATAAGTCGAGATTGTCTTTCGAGAGAAAATCTATATTACACCCTTCTACAAAACATTCTCAAATAACGTTTTTAGAAGTAGGAGGGCTCTAACACACAACACGTCTCTAACACACATTCTCTACTAATGTTAATGGTATAATTAATACTAAAATTCTAATTATAAAAGAGGTTCACATTACAACAATATTTTACCTTCTTGTGagtattatctttattttgcttttgcattatatacatgatttttttatatttcgaACGTACACGCACCTTTATAATAAACTAGtgtttataataaacatgaTTTTGCTGATTGTGATTGTTTTATCTCTGTGCTGTGAAATACAGCCGAGCCGTTTCTCTCAGACATCGATATTTCCCACGCATATGAttcaatgtatttttaaagattACTGAGTTAAATTACTAGACGATTGCGTGCATTCTATTCTGGTATACTTTTGTTAAGTAACCTTGTATGGCCGATATTTGATGGGTTTTACTAGGAGGTTTATAAGTAGATATCAGAGCAGTAATTTCCATGACTAttagtttgaaaatatttaaagtttgaattTCCGTCAAACTTGAAAAGATTTTACATGGAGGGAGTGGGAGCTTAAGGAAACAAATTAACCAGAGGTTTATCGTTCCCTTATGCATATAACATGTGTCTACAAGTTTATTTATCTCGTCAAGCAAAATGTCTCTTTAACAAATAATATAAGTATTTATACATTAATtctgtgtttatatcatatcaaaGACACTATTATATCGACAAGGTTATGTATTTGTCAAGTTTTAAAAGACATATTGTGTCCTGAAAACAGAAATTATACAACAGTTTTGCTAAgttatgaaatattcaaacttagTCTGGTGTTTCAAATACAAACTCTATATAATGTTGATTGCATTACGCATAAGATTCTTTATAGAGAGGGTTTATTTTCAGATGACTAATATTCCTCATCTGATGACAAAAGTTTTGGctcttttaaaaatataacttaCGACTTTTTCACTATTGCGgaatataatgttatttaaaatcAAGCGCAATATCGTtctttcatatatcattacaaaattaTGTTTAGCAACTTCTCTTTCAAAAACTGATTAAAGGCGGAAAAAAATCACACTGAAAGCATTTTGAGCAAATGAACTCTTTAACACTCTTATCTTCATTATCACAATCTCGACCCTCGACCTATGTCCAATGTATGACTATTCTATTCTGGTATCTTTTGTAAAGTAACCTGTATGACTGATGGTTTCGCAGAATAATGAAAtatgaggtttttttttcaaaaagtttataaattgatatcagtTTCCATGATTCTTTAGTATGAACATATTAATAGCTTGGGATTTCCGCCATACTTGAAAAGATTTTACCATGgggataaacaaataaatcgaCTTCTAGTAGATGGTTTTGCATGATGCGATATAAAGCTGTGTAAGTCATCTTAGTTTTCTTTGCTTCCAAAAATGCAACTGTATTACTAGTAACggagtacatgtatgtttgtagCGTGAATACATAAATTCATCACAAAAACCTCTAGAGCTGCTAAAATTCCCATTTCTTTGATTGGCCAAATTAGGATTCAAACCCGTTTTAAAGCTAGAAGTAGGAGGGCTCTAACACACAACACGTCTCTAACACACATTCTCTACTAATGTTAATGGTGTAATTAATACTAAAATTCTAATTATAAAAGAGGCTCACATTACAACAATATTTTACCTTCTTGTGAGTATTATCTTAAGTTTGcttttgtatgattttttatACTTCAAACGTACATTTACCTTTATAATACACAAGTATTCATAATAAACATGATTTTGCTGATTGTGATTGTTTTATCTCTGTGCTGTGAAATACAGCCGAGCCGTTTCTCTCAGACATCGATATTTCCCACGCATATGATTCAATGTATTTTTAGAGATTACTGAGTTAAATTACTAGACGATTGCGTGCATTCTATTCTGGTATACTTTTGTTAAGTAACCTTGTATGGCCGATATTTGATGGGTTTTACCAGGAGGTTTGTGAGTGGATATCAGAGCTGTAATTTCCATGACTAttagtttgaaaatatttatagtttGGAATTTCCGTCAAACTTGAAAAGATTTTACATGGAGGGAGTGGGAGCTTAAGGAAACAAATTAACCAGAGGTTTATCCTTCCCTTATGCATATAGCATGTGTCTACAAGTTTATTTTCTCGTCATGCAAAAGGTCTCTTtaacaaattaatataaatatttatacattagttctgtgtttatatcatatcaaaGACACTATTATATCGACAAGGTTATGTATTTGTCAAGTTTTAAAAGACATATTGTATCCTGAAAACAGAAATTATACAACAGTTTTGCTAAgttatgaaatattcaaacttagTCTGGTGTTTCAAATACAAACTCTATATAATGTTGATTGCGTTAAGCATAAGATTCTTTATAGAGAGGGTTTATTTTCAGATGACTCATCTCCCTCATCTGATGACTTTTTCACTATTGCGGAATATAATGTTATTTGAAATCAAGCGCAATATCGTtctttcatatatcattacaaaattataattagcAACTTCTCTTTCAAAAACTGATTAAAGGCGGAAAAAAATCTCACTGAAAGCATTTGGAACAAACAAACTCTTTAATACTCTTATCTTCATTATCACAATCTCGACCCTCGACCTATGTTCTATGTAGGACTGACTTTTGTTGCCCTGTCGTGGGTAGGCTTTCATTCACCATTTAAACATGTTATACTGATAGTCTTAACATTTTAAAGTAAGAAAAACATTAGTTATATCAGCGAACTTACAATAAAGCTGACAAaatgatattgaattaaattcatAAGTTTCCTTCGCAATGattccatattttttattttgcattgtgataatgtgggtttttttccgtATATTTTGAGCGTAGGACATACATGTGATCATAAACCTATATTGCATGTATTAAAAATTATGATTGGTGTGCAGAGAGAACCTATTAAACGTTTTGAAGCGTGTTGAGTTAAATTGTTAGACGATTACGTTTATTCTATTCTAGTGTATTTTATACAAAATGACAAGTAACTTGCATGGCTAATGATATCGCAGAATAATGAAAAAGGTGGTTTTTTccaaataagttaataaattgATATCTTGTAAAGTTAAAATTTTCCACGATTGCGTTTATTCTattctgatatatttttataaagtagcTTGTATGACTGATGGTTTCgcagaaaaatgaaatataaggtttttcCAACTAGTTTATAAATGGATATCAGTTTCCATGGTTCTTGATTATGGACATATTACTATTTTGGGATTTCCGCCACACTTGAAAGATTTTACTGTGgggataaacaaataaatcgaCTATTAGTAGATGGTTTTGCATGATGCGATATAAAGCTGTGTAAGTCATCTTAGTTTTCTTTGCTTCCAAAAATGCAAATGTATTACTAGTAACGGAgtacatacatgtttgtagcGTGGTAATTTTCTAACTAATATACATGCCGCGAAGATGCACATGTAGTTACGGTACGGGGGCATTTGCATGTGGAGACAAACACCGAAACTTTTACGGTGTTTTTAGGTATGTCCTTACACGTTCTTCCCATCGTTCTATAACGTGTTAGATGCATAAGATACTCAAGAGAAACGTTCATAAAATAAATTTCTATCAATGATGCGAGTAAGATCTCTAGTTTTGAACGCTGTCATTTATGTTAATCCTGtccttatataaaatatacagttGTATGAGGTGAGACGAAATTAATTTTCTCAGTCGACGATATATCTTCAAAGACTATTCCAAGGTTTATCTATCCCGCTGTGAAACTGTCCATTTAAAAGACAGCATTCcataaaaaatgtttactaACTAGAATCCTTTCGCTATTTTAAAAGAGGTTATCTCTGAATGCGTAAATTCATTTATGAAAAGTTCACAAAAACCTCAAGAGCAGCTAAAATTCCTATTTCTTTGATTACCCAAATTAAGATTCAAACCCGTTTTAAAGCAAACTGGTTCACGATATCATAAGTATTGTCTTACAATAAGGAATGTACATTAAATATAGATAATACTCTAGGTATGCATTTGTCTTTCATTCATTGTGgccattttatttgatttttaatgagTTTTTGACATCCttgatactcaaggggttactacatgtatctctgtCGTTATATGCACTTGGATATCATATGAGTGATAATAACCCCGGACCCTGAAGTATGGAGGATTGATGATATTGCTGAAAGTACCCATCATTATTGCCCTTTGGTGTAACCTCATTTTATACAATATAGTTTTCTATAacaacaaaatttgaatttacaTATACTTTTaagtgttttcatttttaaaaatgatgtCACTACAGCACTTTGTCCTACGTCTTCCCTTCAGCGTCACCAGCCCCACTCGAGATATCCGCTTGTTAGTATGTGTGCCTATAACCTAGATAACATGATGAAACATGTGTTGGGGATCTTTTTACAGCATCCACGATGTGGGACTTTAACACACATATTCCATTTACACGAGACTTAAATAACACTTATTCGTGAAGGTTTAGTCTCGAAACATAATGACAGTATATTCATGAATACATTGAGATAGGTTAAACATTTATCAAGTTGTATAAACTTAGTTTTCCTTTTTTCTATTGGCAGTCATTTCACAAACAATCAGAATAAACCTTTATTATTTAACCTATGAATACAacttattttcatgaaaaaataaaactcatgACCAGAAAGTCATTCATACTCTTACTTTATTTAgaaattgttttcaattttaaagtCAATGACAAGCAAACGATAATGCTAATATACAAACTGTATGCTGAATGCTATCGTTGGACCAGGCTACTGTTAAGATATTCAGTAAGTATCCCAGTCAGTGGGAAGGCTGTACGGGGGTGCGTAAGCGACCCTGTTTCAACATGTTATTTCAAAAATTGCACAATTCAGAGAAATTTGCCAAGGTTAGTGGAAATTTCGAAATGACGGCTTCCGTTTGGGATGTATATAAGACGGGTGGCAATCTGACAGAATTAGATATCTTTCAGTTGCGAAAGAAAAGACATCAACAGCAGAAACAAGTAAGTctatgcatatatacatatagctaCATTTAATATGTCTATAGTTAAGTAGTTGTTGTATGAAattgtacatgttttttttatctgttgCTATAATGTAGCTTGCTTATTTATGATCTATCAGAAATGTCAAATTAgaagattttattttctattttctaatttttattttattttatgttttaccaAATTTATACTTTGTAATAGTTTATTGGTAGCAGTAAAACAACACTCAGAAAATGTAAAACGCACATCAAACTCAGCATAACTGAAATACAGATAATGTGGAAAGATATACATTATCTTATTCTGATAATTACATTTAcgaaaaaatcatttataaatcTTAATGacgattctttttttttctttttcttttgaaaatttaagGTTTTCAAgcataattattttctttagaaataggttattgtaattgtttttatgaagaaaaaaaaaacttttctggAGACAAAAGATATCAAAAATAACTACGTATGACAATgagtataaatgtttatctcCATGTCTAcgttaaaaataagaaatatcaaTAGTTGTAGAAGGAATGTTTTATGTTCAGTGTTGCTTTcctgattttgaaaataactttatttaaaaGATTACATAGGAAGATTTTAAAAATGCGCTTGCGTTTACTTTGTGAATAAATATTTCAGCATCGACATTAAGGGTATATATTCAGTTCGGCATGGCACATGTGTAATGTGAATTTCATCCACATATTGTAATTAACAATACGAACAATTCTgtcatttttgtaaatatatttaatttgtttataatatatgcCGCTACATCACTACTGGGTACCTAATTGAGCAAGCGAATTGGTGTCATTATAATAATTGTGGCATCACTGTAATTCTGTTATAAATTGTTTGACAGTTGCCGACCCATCCATTGCTCACAGCTTACGTCAGACAGCCACTACGGTATGGACCACAAACTACTGCTTATCGCGGGTAAGTTGCAATAGTTAGTGTTATACAGACCGATCATTGTTTCGATATTGCTTTAGAGACATTGCTTTTACCTGaattataatacaattatacattttcaataatACTAAAGTTTGTGTAATGAGGACATGCCATTTGTCACACCATGTTTTAAAGCATTATCGTTGACTTTGGAAGTGGctatttttatttgaaagagATTTTTCTATTAATTAACAACCACTTTCATATTTAACtctatttattgtttttgtgttttaccTATCGCACCTAAATTCTCCGAATGTAATGATGATCCTTATGATTTATacgaaataaattatatttcagtTGCGATAGCGACCCTGCACCAAGCATTAGCTGCCCGTAAAGTTAACGCCAGAGAGCGAGCTGCCCACATCGTACGTAAGAGGTCACTTCGGAATGATATTTCCGAACGCTCTGATGATATGAAAGATTTCACAGTCGATCAACTACTGGCTCTCAATGGAGCAGAGGGCATGTCAACCTCCCGCGAAGTTAAATCAGCACAAGGTACAACACTGAGGCGTCTTCAGGAGACCTACCTCGGGATTCCTATCTACGCAGTAGTTGTCTCCGTGGAATTAGACGATGAGGGCAAACTCACGGGGCAGGCGTCAGGAGAATTCATACAGGGAATAGAAGAAGACTTGGATTCAGTTGTGCCTCAGCTCACTGAGGACGAagctcaagaaatattgataagggAAGAAAATGACCAAGGACAACGCAGCTTTATCACCCGCAGCTCAACAGACCTGTATATTTACATCGACAGAGATGAGACAGCTAGACTTATCTACATGGTATCGTATGTTCTGACCAGGAAAGATGCTGCACCAAAGCGTCCAATGATGATACTTGATGCGAATTCAGGAGAAGTTATCAGGAGTTGGCAGAATCTGGAATCCTGGAGCTGTGGTGGTAGTAGAAGAACATACAAAGGTGTAGGAGGAAATGAAAAGATGGGCAGGATCCTGTACGGGGAAGCACCATTCTGTCTAGCTCCAACATTTGACGGTGAAAACTGTGTCCTTGAGAATAAGTATGTCCGGATTATTGACATGCAGCAGTCAACTGATGACTCGAGAACCGAAACAGCAAGTTTTAGATGCAGAAATGGATACGACGACGAGGTGAATGGAGCATATTCTCCTGTCCTAGACGCTTTCTTCGCTGGCACTGCCGTCGGTATGATGTTTGAAGAATGGTTTCATACAGAACCATTAAATACAAAACCAGTTCTTCGAGTTCATTACGGAAATGGGATGGACAATGCATTCTGGGATGGTAGATATTGTAGTTTTGGTGATGGTTCTTCCACTTTTTATCCTCTGACAAGTTTCGACGTCGTTGGTCATGAGATAGGTCACGGAGTGACTGAGCAAAGTTCTGGACTAGAATATCACAACGAGATGGGTGGACTGAACGAAGCTTTCTCTGATATTTTAGGCGAGGCTACTGAGGAATATATTGACTCCAGAAGCGACATGTTTGTCGGTTTAGATATCAACAAAGGCGAAATAATGCGTCATTTTAGAGAACCGGAACTTGACGGCAGGTCGCCAGATAATGTTGATGGCTATAGCGATGGGATGGATCCTCATTATGCCAGCGGAATATTCAGGAGAATGTTCTACGTCATCATCAAGCAGAAGGGAGGAGTGATTAGATCAGTCGCCCACACCTTGTTACACGCTAATCGTATGTATTGGGGAAGCATGACTGGGTTCCAAGAGGCTGGCTGTGGTGTATTGAAAGCTGCTTACGATCTTGGGCAAAACCCTACACCGTATCTGCGAGCATTAAATGACGTAGGCATTCATCCATGTGACGTAACCGAGCACATCCGTCGCCTCAGATCCAATAACCCAGTCTCAGGTATCACCATCACACCTGAAGTTAGTCCAATGTTCGGTTATGAGATTAAAGGATCATTCAGCAGTGTGACGATTGAGGCCAGACATAACACAGCAGACATCACCATTGAAGTTCGAAAAGGCACATGGGAGAATGATGACGAGGGACGGAGTAGACT
This genomic window contains:
- the LOC138318757 gene encoding elastase-like, whose translation is MDHKLLLIAVAIATLHQALAARKVNARERAAHIVRKRSLRNDISERSDDMKDFTVDQLLALNGAEGMSTSREVKSAQGTTLRRLQETYLGIPIYAVVVSVELDDEGKLTGQASGEFIQGIEEDLDSVVPQLTEDEAQEILIREENDQGQRSFITRSSTDLYIYIDRDETARLIYMVSYVLTRKDAAPKRPMMILDANSGEVIRSWQNLESWSCGGSRRTYKGVGGNEKMGRILYGEAPFCLAPTFDGENCVLENKYVRIIDMQQSTDDSRTETASFRCRNGYDDEVNGAYSPVLDAFFAGTAVGMMFEEWFHTEPLNTKPVLRVHYGNGMDNAFWDGRYCSFGDGSSTFYPLTSFDVVGHEIGHGVTEQSSGLEYHNEMGGLNEAFSDILGEATEEYIDSRSDMFVGLDINKGEIMRHFREPELDGRSPDNVDGYSDGMDPHYASGIFRRMFYVIIKQKGGVIRSVAHTLLHANRMYWGSMTGFQEAGCGVLKAAYDLGQNPTPYLRALNDVGIHPCDVTEHIRRLRSNNPVSGITITPEVSPMFGYEIKGSFSSVTIEARHNTADITIEVRKGTWENDDEGRSRLERFATGTNELTMDGLSNGDVLFIELISQSHTGISGVTVTAFPDRNTRRDANVSRAYWAKVFAQARELKDW